AATATCTGGAGTATAATAAAGTAACTTACTCAATAGTACACGTGATATTTAATATGTTTGTAAACAGGAAAGAGGAGCTTGAAATCCTAAAAAACACACTTAACAGCGACAGAGCTGAACTTTTCATACTCTACGGCAGGCGCAGGGTAGGGAAGACCGAACTTCTGAAACAAATGCTCATTGACAACAAAAATGCAGTATATTTTCTGGGAAGATTTGAATCTCCGAAAGATATGGTACTAAGGCTATCTAAAATTGTTGCGGAAAAGTTTGATGATAAGCGGCTTGCAAAGTTCCCATTTAGAGATTTTGACGAAGCATTTCATTATTTTTCCGGGAAAAAAGGTATAGTTATAATTTTTGATGAGTTTCCATATATGGTATCGTCTGAGCCTGCTTTGCCATCTATAATGCAAGATTACTGGGATAACCAACTGAAAAATACTGACATCAAGCTATTCATCTGTGGGTCATCAATAGGAATGATGGAAAGACATTTCTTCAACTATTCTTCCCCCCTTTACGGGAGACGAACAAAACAATTCAAACTTCAACCTCTTAGTTTTTCAGGACTGAAAGATTTTATTCCATCTGCCGGGTTTAAAGAACTACTTGCAATATACGCAGTGTTCGGCGGGACACCAGCGTATATATTAGAATATGAAAATGATATTTTCGAAACTATAAGAGACAAAATGTTAAAAAAAGAACAATTCCTGCACAAGGATGCAGAATTCATCCTCAGAGAAGAACTAAGGGAACCAAGATATTATTTTTCCATCATACGCTCAATAGCATTTGGGAATACCACTACCGGGAGAATAATGAATGATACAGGTATCACAAAGGACGTAGTTGGAAAATATCTCTCAACACTTCAGGATCTTGATATTATCGAGCGCCAGGTTCCTATAACAGAGAGCTTCAAATCCCGTAAAGGCATCTATCGAATAAAAGATAATTATTTCAGATTCTATTTCAGGTTCATTTTCCCGTATATTGAGCATATCGAAATGGGAGAGATTGATTATGTATTAAATGTCATCAAAACGGATTTCCAGAGATATTCAGGTCAGACATTCGAACAGGTCATGATCGAGCACCTTAAAGAAAATAGAGACTTAGACCCCATACAATTTACAAGAATCGGAAGCTGGTGGGATAAAGGTACTGAGATTGACATCGTTGCTTTCAATGAAGAAACCGGAGATATTCTATTCGGTGAGATAAAATACACAACTAGAAAAGTTGGAGTGAAAACGTTACTTGAACTTCAGGAAAAGGCGAAAAAAGTAAAGTGGGGAACTGGAAGGCGCGAGCATTACATGATAATCAGCAAGAGTGGATTTGATGATAACATCATCGACAAAGATGTCACGCTTATTGACCTTAATATGTTGGAAA
This DNA window, taken from Candidatus Aegiribacteria sp., encodes the following:
- a CDS encoding ATP-binding protein, which produces MDYVLQENPRIKYLEYNKVTYSIVHVIFNMFVNRKEELEILKNTLNSDRAELFILYGRRRVGKTELLKQMLIDNKNAVYFLGRFESPKDMVLRLSKIVAEKFDDKRLAKFPFRDFDEAFHYFSGKKGIVIIFDEFPYMVSSEPALPSIMQDYWDNQLKNTDIKLFICGSSIGMMERHFFNYSSPLYGRRTKQFKLQPLSFSGLKDFIPSAGFKELLAIYAVFGGTPAYILEYENDIFETIRDKMLKKEQFLHKDAEFILREELREPRYYFSIIRSIAFGNTTTGRIMNDTGITKDVVGKYLSTLQDLDIIERQVPITESFKSRKGIYRIKDNYFRFYFRFIFPYIEHIEMGEIDYVLNVIKTDFQRYSGQTFEQVMIEHLKENRDLDPIQFTRIGSWWDKGTEIDIVAFNEETGDILFGEIKYTTRKVGVKTLLELQEKAKKVKWGTGRREHYMIISKSGFDDNIIDKDVTLIDLNMLETVTRNL